From Terriglobia bacterium, one genomic window encodes:
- a CDS encoding STAS domain-containing protein — MSSTRTLNFVIRVLNPQTTVIDLEGGIDLRNSHGLRTTLFEKLSTTSRLALNMSGIGYIDSSGIATLVETLKKAQGLQKDFVLFGLGQRVYDVLKLTNLLGVFQVFDTEEHALQGK, encoded by the coding sequence ATGAGTTCAACACGAACACTGAACTTCGTCATCCGCGTTCTGAATCCGCAGACCACTGTTATCGATCTTGAAGGTGGAATCGATCTCCGGAACTCGCACGGTTTGCGGACCACGCTGTTCGAAAAACTCTCAACCACCTCACGGCTCGCGTTGAATATGTCGGGTATCGGGTACATCGATAGTTCGGGCATCGCAACACTGGTCGAAACGCTGAAAAAAGCCCAAGGCCTCCAAAAGGATTTCGTCCTGTTCGGATTGGGTCAGCGTGTTTACGATGTCCTGAAACTGACAAACCTTCTTGGAGTCTTCCAGGTTTTCGACACCGAAGAACACGCTTTGCAGGGCAAATAG
- a CDS encoding GDP-mannose 4,6-dehydratase produces the protein MNILITGGAGFIGSHLSERCVKQGWNVAVIDDLSTGAFENIASLRSCGSFSYHIDSVFNAPLVAELVDSADVIFHLAAAVGVRLVVHNLIRTIETNFGGTETVLRAAAKKQKRVVIASSSEVYGKSEAVPFREDQNLIMGETHNGRWSYACSKMLDEFLGFAYWTERNVPVTVVRFFNTVGPRQTARYGMVVPNLVREALLGDPLTVYGSGEQRRCFGYVADIVEALVRVARSTEMVGDVVNIGNDQEISINDLAAAVKQITNSSSEITHIPYEEVYGPGFEDVFRRVPSLEKLERITGYRPTTSIDAIIRSVANDMAHRLEQTPAA, from the coding sequence GTGAATATACTGATTACGGGCGGCGCAGGTTTTATTGGCTCACATCTGTCTGAACGTTGTGTCAAGCAGGGGTGGAACGTAGCTGTCATCGATGACCTTTCGACGGGAGCTTTTGAGAACATCGCTTCACTTCGATCGTGCGGATCCTTTTCCTATCATATTGATTCCGTTTTCAATGCTCCACTCGTCGCCGAGCTGGTGGATAGCGCGGACGTCATTTTTCATCTCGCGGCTGCCGTCGGTGTGCGTCTGGTGGTCCATAATCTGATCCGGACGATCGAAACGAATTTCGGCGGAACCGAGACCGTCCTGCGGGCTGCCGCGAAAAAACAGAAGCGCGTGGTGATCGCTTCATCTTCAGAGGTCTACGGCAAGAGCGAAGCGGTTCCGTTCCGTGAAGACCAGAACCTCATCATGGGCGAAACGCACAACGGACGGTGGAGTTATGCCTGCTCCAAAATGCTGGATGAGTTTCTCGGATTCGCTTACTGGACCGAGCGCAACGTACCTGTGACCGTCGTCCGATTCTTTAACACGGTTGGGCCGCGCCAGACCGCTCGTTACGGAATGGTCGTACCCAATCTCGTCCGGGAGGCACTCCTGGGCGATCCCTTGACGGTATATGGATCCGGCGAGCAACGGCGGTGTTTCGGCTACGTTGCGGATATCGTCGAAGCATTAGTCCGCGTTGCCAGGTCCACCGAAATGGTCGGTGATGTCGTCAATATCGGGAACGATCAGGAAATCAGCATCAATGATCTTGCCGCCGCGGTGAAGCAGATCACGAATTCATCGTCCGAAATCACGCACATTCCTTACGAAGAGGTCTACGGTCCCGGATTCGAAGACGTGTTTCGCCGTGTTCCGTCACTCGAGAAGCTGGAACGGATCACCGGCTACAGGCCAACCACTTCGATCGACGCGATCATCCGTTCAGTGGCAAACGATATGGCGCACCGGTTGGAGCAAACGCCGGCGGCATGA
- a CDS encoding VOC family protein, which produces MKRIYTAAISVLAALLLAGAANAQVSLNSVRVGAKDTVALAKFYQAAFGMQEVNRIGGQAGPEIFVNFGPTVEAAKANKAEPVVLMHRDADDIKDPIPHIIFNVKNMAATVAAIKAAGGSMAGEPRPFQNTGIVIGIAIDPAGNRIEMLQRP; this is translated from the coding sequence ATGAAGAGAATCTACACGGCCGCAATATCCGTCCTCGCCGCGCTGCTCCTCGCGGGCGCAGCAAATGCCCAAGTTTCGCTGAATTCGGTGCGAGTCGGCGCGAAAGACACTGTCGCGCTCGCGAAGTTTTATCAGGCCGCCTTCGGAATGCAGGAGGTCAATCGAATCGGTGGACAGGCTGGCCCCGAGATTTTCGTGAACTTCGGCCCGACGGTCGAGGCCGCGAAAGCCAACAAGGCTGAACCGGTCGTGCTCATGCACCGCGATGCCGACGACATCAAGGATCCGATCCCGCACATTATTTTCAATGTGAAGAATATGGCGGCGACGGTCGCCGCCATCAAAGCCGCCGGCGGTTCGATGGCAGGCGAACCGCGGCCATTCCAGAACACCGGTATCGTGATCGGCATCGCGATCGACCCGGCGGGCAACCGTATCGAGATGCTTCAGCGGCCGTAG
- a CDS encoding response regulator encodes MVVSTGKFIRTLGDTKRILFVDDEPAVLDGQRKAFEPYHGQVECLFALGAAAALKTLQQTHVDVVVADMHMPEIDGPELLRIVKAEYPEIVRCMACPRHEMHSTYFALMTVQQILAKPLDPAAVMDMVERACRLRELMTDSLRKKIGGVGQLPPIPAVYSELSAAMAGPEVSSGKIAAILEKDPAMAAKVLQLVNSACFGTLKHIGKLEHAVAYLGMDLIRDLSLTAQLFVDLQTIARQSGFSFEGEQQHSLLVARVAKRLLTRPAQAREAFTAGLLHDIGKLVLAVCIPKDYSEAHRAWKTTGRALHEVEYEVLGFTHSEAGAYLLGLWGLPAAIVEAVAFHHNPGAALEQSFGVSSAVSLANSLVDETAINSSAGIMEHLQALGVADNLPVWTDVAQEEVQQVRPERVFVQ; translated from the coding sequence ATGGTGGTTTCAACGGGAAAGTTTATCAGGACCCTCGGAGATACGAAGCGAATTCTGTTTGTCGATGATGAACCAGCTGTGCTGGATGGTCAGCGGAAAGCTTTCGAACCGTATCATGGCCAGGTGGAGTGCCTGTTCGCTCTGGGCGCGGCTGCCGCTCTCAAGACGCTTCAGCAGACGCATGTAGACGTCGTCGTCGCCGACATGCACATGCCGGAGATCGACGGTCCCGAACTCCTCCGGATCGTAAAGGCCGAATATCCGGAAATTGTCCGCTGCATGGCATGTCCGCGCCATGAGATGCACTCCACATATTTCGCTCTCATGACGGTACAGCAGATTCTCGCGAAACCATTGGATCCCGCGGCAGTCATGGATATGGTCGAACGCGCCTGCCGCCTGCGTGAGCTGATGACGGATTCGCTGCGCAAAAAGATAGGCGGTGTTGGACAACTTCCGCCCATACCGGCAGTGTATTCGGAATTGTCAGCCGCAATGGCCGGGCCCGAAGTATCGAGTGGGAAAATCGCCGCGATTCTTGAAAAGGACCCGGCGATGGCCGCCAAAGTTCTCCAGTTGGTCAACTCCGCCTGTTTCGGTACGTTGAAGCACATCGGAAAGCTGGAACATGCCGTCGCGTATCTGGGAATGGATCTCATCAGAGATCTCTCGCTTACAGCCCAGCTATTCGTGGATCTTCAAACAATCGCCAGACAATCCGGTTTTTCATTCGAGGGTGAACAACAGCACTCTTTGCTTGTTGCGCGCGTGGCCAAACGACTCCTGACCCGTCCCGCGCAGGCACGAGAGGCGTTCACCGCCGGTTTGCTGCACGATATCGGAAAGCTCGTCCTGGCGGTATGTATACCAAAGGATTATTCGGAAGCGCACCGCGCGTGGAAGACAACCGGGCGCGCGCTGCACGAAGTGGAATATGAGGTGTTGGGCTTTACTCATTCCGAAGCAGGCGCTTACCTATTAGGGTTATGGGGACTGCCGGCCGCGATCGTTGAGGCGGTTGCCTTTCATCACAATCCCGGCGCGGCGCTTGAGCAGAGCTTCGGTGTTTCCAGCGCGGTGAGCCTGGCGAACAGCCTCGTCGACGAAACGGCAATAAACAGTTCTGCCGGCATTATGGAACACTTGCAAGCGCTCGGAGTGGCCGATAATCTTCCGGTTTGGACGGATGTGGCGCAGGAGGAAGTGCAACAGGTCCGGCCGGAAAGAGTGTTCGTCCAATAA
- a CDS encoding PIN domain-containing protein produces the protein MHLVDTSVWIQTLRRPGAPAIQAALRPLILAGQVMITELIILELMCGIRKTERADTLLRRFEALERPGFSDGQWHEAWILAAKLRKAGVTPTATDCLIATMAIAHHATLVHCDTDFEAIAEHSPLQTLNWTQLVKSKTS, from the coding sequence ATGCATCTCGTTGATACTTCCGTTTGGATTCAAACGCTGCGGCGGCCCGGAGCGCCTGCCATCCAGGCGGCGCTGCGGCCTCTGATTCTCGCAGGTCAAGTCATGATTACCGAGTTGATCATCCTCGAGTTAATGTGCGGGATTCGAAAGACCGAAAGGGCGGATACTCTGCTTCGCCGATTCGAAGCGTTGGAGCGGCCGGGCTTTAGCGATGGGCAGTGGCATGAGGCTTGGATACTCGCCGCTAAATTGCGAAAAGCCGGCGTCACGCCTACCGCCACCGACTGTCTCATCGCGACCATGGCTATCGCCCATCATGCCACCCTCGTCCACTGCGACACGGATTTCGAGGCCATTGCCGAACATTCGCCCCTTCAGACTCTCAATTGGACGCAGCTGGTGAAATCGAAAACTTCCTGA
- a CDS encoding MlaD family protein, which produces MRPERERVLVGLFVVVAAGVLAGTAIAVWGGIGGSQVSHRMYLKFSGGVQSGTPVRYGGLKVGTVERVQVDPGDSTRIELDLNVDPNAPIKTDSVARLSALGLLSDYYVEISTGTPQAGRAAPGSVLRSVEATGMANIGDTIDSLAPQIHDALDKLTRNLDGLQTTVASANDLLNERNRANIGQALARTNDLLNDSNRAHIADSLNNFNQLLAETRPKISASLDNINSTMEHLTPLLEDAQKTSARVDQTLSNVNSMLTEDRPDLKASLSEMREVLETAKTTVDQLQGILNQNDANIYEILENMRSSAGNIRSLTETIKTSPASLIRGVKVDDRKPGGARK; this is translated from the coding sequence ATGAGGCCTGAGCGCGAACGTGTACTGGTCGGACTTTTTGTGGTGGTAGCCGCCGGTGTGCTCGCCGGCACGGCGATTGCGGTCTGGGGCGGAATAGGAGGTTCGCAGGTTTCTCACCGGATGTACCTGAAATTCAGCGGCGGCGTGCAATCGGGAACACCTGTTCGTTACGGCGGCCTGAAGGTCGGAACCGTTGAACGTGTACAGGTCGATCCCGGCGACTCGACCCGAATCGAGCTTGATCTCAATGTCGATCCGAATGCCCCGATCAAGACAGATAGCGTCGCGCGCTTATCCGCGCTCGGCCTGCTGAGTGATTACTACGTTGAAATTTCCACCGGAACGCCGCAGGCGGGAAGGGCTGCTCCCGGCAGCGTGCTCCGTTCAGTGGAAGCCACGGGAATGGCCAATATCGGGGATACCATCGACAGTCTGGCTCCCCAGATCCACGACGCGCTGGATAAGTTGACGCGCAATCTCGACGGCCTGCAGACCACGGTCGCGAGTGCGAACGATCTGCTCAATGAGCGCAATCGCGCGAATATCGGACAGGCCCTCGCACGCACAAACGATTTGCTGAACGACAGTAATCGGGCACACATTGCGGACTCACTCAACAACTTCAATCAACTTCTGGCCGAGACGCGGCCGAAGATCTCCGCCAGCCTGGACAATATCAACAGCACGATGGAACACCTGACGCCCTTACTCGAAGATGCGCAGAAAACCTCGGCGCGTGTGGATCAAACACTTTCGAACGTCAACTCAATGCTGACCGAGGATCGTCCGGACTTGAAGGCTTCGCTCTCGGAGATGCGTGAAGTGCTGGAAACGGCGAAAACGACGGTTGATCAACTACAAGGCATTTTGAATCAAAACGACGCCAATATTTACGAAATCCTGGAGAACATGCGTTCGTCGGCAGGAAATATCCGGAGTCTGACCGAAACGATCAAGACCAGCCCTGCAAGTCTGATTCGCGGAGTTAAAGTGGATGACCGGAAACCAGGGGGAGCCCGCAAATGA
- a CDS encoding type II toxin-antitoxin system VapB family antitoxin, whose protein sequence is MKTTVEMDERLLDKARRILGKETIKDTVEESLRRVVRQQALQDLVDSFGKVDLDLTPEKLKRMRRKRTHNASR, encoded by the coding sequence TTGAAAACGACTGTCGAGATGGACGAGCGCTTGCTCGACAAAGCGCGACGCATCCTTGGCAAGGAGACAATAAAAGATACGGTTGAAGAGAGCCTGCGTCGCGTTGTTCGTCAGCAGGCGCTGCAGGATCTCGTCGATTCCTTCGGAAAAGTCGATCTTGATCTGACTCCAGAAAAACTCAAGCGGATGCGGCGTAAACGGACTCACAATGCATCTCGTTGA
- a CDS encoding YaiO family outer membrane beta-barrel protein — protein MIPLRLFIPLAASALLAAVPLVEGQDSTPAFQQTTDAEAGIRYETLSNGFAPWRDAYVSGIHHFSERKVLYGAIDETSRFSMLDSQATAGLYYPLGRSWTGVFEGDISPTHNILPAWSGFGQIDRSFRNGWGADAGVRHRKYEGASVYITNAGVEKYIRSFHLAYTLYESYLKGAGASSTSRVEADYYYGRNSISLNAAAGSELDNIFPAGVVQTPVKLMNLNGTHWFAPAWAVSFSVSGENEGRFYNRRGFSIGLRRKL, from the coding sequence ATGATTCCGCTTAGGCTCTTTATACCGCTCGCCGCATCAGCTCTTTTAGCAGCCGTGCCCCTGGTGGAAGGCCAGGATTCTACACCCGCTTTCCAGCAGACCACGGATGCAGAGGCAGGCATCCGTTACGAAACGCTAAGCAACGGATTTGCGCCCTGGCGGGACGCATATGTGTCGGGCATCCATCACTTCAGCGAGCGCAAGGTCCTTTACGGCGCGATTGACGAGACGAGCCGTTTTTCAATGCTCGATAGTCAGGCCACCGCCGGTTTGTATTACCCGCTCGGCCGCTCGTGGACCGGAGTCTTCGAGGGAGATATCAGTCCTACCCATAACATCCTGCCTGCCTGGTCAGGGTTCGGGCAAATCGACCGCAGCTTTCGCAACGGCTGGGGCGCTGACGCTGGAGTCCGGCATCGGAAATACGAAGGTGCGTCGGTTTACATCACGAATGCAGGAGTGGAAAAGTACATTCGATCGTTCCACCTGGCTTACACCTTGTACGAGAGCTACCTCAAAGGTGCGGGCGCCTCTTCGACATCACGGGTGGAGGCAGACTACTACTACGGCCGCAATTCGATCAGCCTCAATGCCGCAGCCGGCAGCGAACTGGATAACATCTTTCCTGCGGGCGTCGTGCAGACTCCCGTGAAGCTGATGAATCTCAACGGTACACATTGGTTTGCGCCGGCATGGGCCGTATCGTTCTCGGTTTCGGGAGAGAATGAAGGACGTTTCTATAACCGTCGTGGTTTCTCCATCGGACTACGCCGCAAGCTATGA
- a CDS encoding HEAT repeat domain-containing protein, which yields MNRLIYDRQRRLAQRIRRQLNETHELVSRLATHEEILPVLQRLPRKTIEAIAVESRTLPWQARIFAMYVVQHWGAGGLVRAASRPLLGGKWLRIEALRILALAEHPASEQLLEKAVFANDDDLVGAAVSLLGHRNDLRSARLLVTALRLGSYSRSRTATQIDRLSIPIPHLLTGLLADRHPKVRFWAATLLQRYAGSAKINRLLALASDDSDPEVRKAAIETLGKAGGPQAAESALRRLDDPVWYVRAHAVKALGDLRRLDFAPGVVPLLGDKEWWVRAAAKQALRAMGPPVAPDVIPYLDSRDMFARNGAAEILQDLGVLDEMLAEAVRNDRKDEMLLIRKIMTAAAEGFVQAAIGRAEPAMKPRLLRVLKRAGVQAA from the coding sequence GTGAACCGTCTGATCTACGACCGTCAGAGACGCCTGGCGCAGCGCATCCGCCGGCAGCTGAACGAAACGCATGAGCTCGTGTCGAGGCTTGCCACGCACGAAGAAATTCTGCCGGTTCTGCAGCGGCTTCCCAGAAAAACCATCGAAGCAATCGCTGTGGAAAGCAGAACGCTGCCGTGGCAGGCTCGCATTTTTGCGATGTATGTCGTGCAACACTGGGGCGCAGGCGGCCTGGTAAGAGCAGCCTCGCGGCCGTTGCTCGGGGGGAAGTGGCTGAGAATCGAAGCGCTGCGGATCCTCGCACTGGCCGAGCATCCCGCGTCAGAGCAGCTGCTGGAGAAAGCGGTCTTTGCGAATGATGATGATCTGGTTGGTGCAGCAGTGAGCCTGCTCGGCCACAGGAACGATCTTCGAAGCGCCCGTCTGCTCGTCACGGCCCTTCGGCTTGGCTCCTATTCGCGATCTCGCACGGCGACACAAATCGATCGACTTTCCATTCCAATACCCCACCTTCTGACGGGCTTATTGGCCGACCGCCACCCGAAAGTAAGGTTTTGGGCCGCGACACTACTTCAGCGATACGCAGGGTCCGCGAAAATCAACCGCTTGCTGGCGTTGGCGTCGGACGACAGCGATCCGGAAGTCCGGAAAGCAGCGATCGAAACTCTCGGCAAGGCGGGCGGTCCGCAGGCTGCGGAGTCGGCCTTGCGGCGTCTGGACGATCCCGTTTGGTATGTCCGCGCTCATGCTGTCAAGGCGCTTGGAGATTTAAGACGACTCGACTTTGCCCCCGGTGTCGTGCCCTTACTGGGCGACAAAGAATGGTGGGTTCGCGCCGCCGCCAAACAGGCGCTGCGCGCGATGGGGCCGCCCGTTGCGCCCGACGTCATTCCATATCTGGATTCCAGGGATATGTTCGCTCGCAACGGGGCCGCTGAAATTCTTCAGGATCTCGGTGTGCTCGACGAGATGCTCGCGGAAGCGGTACGAAACGACAGGAAAGACGAAATGCTTCTCATACGAAAGATAATGACGGCCGCCGCGGAGGGATTCGTCCAGGCGGCCATCGGCCGAGCCGAACCAGCAATGAAACCCCGCTTACTTCGGGTCTTGAAGCGAGCCGGCGTTCAGGCGGCGTGA
- a CDS encoding ABC transporter permease, with the protein MELLLNLGAATERALAYIGGLAQLLGRAFAHAVVSPLKRSMSLRRANHQAMAVGVSAIPVISFIAFFIGVIMALQGAYELKRFGAIHLIADMVAISITRELGPLVTAIVVVGRSGSAFAAEIGTMKVTEELDAIETMALHPIAFLVTPKLLAMLVMMPCLTIWADLMGVLGGSAFGMIGANYTFGTYLAATRDALFMRDVITGLIKSVVFGLVITGVGCQEGFSTGAGSEQVGRSTTSAVVTSIFLVVFVDLIFTTIFYITSGT; encoded by the coding sequence ATGGAACTTCTGCTGAACCTCGGCGCCGCCACGGAAAGAGCTCTGGCTTATATCGGCGGGCTGGCCCAACTGCTGGGCCGGGCATTCGCCCATGCTGTCGTTTCGCCGCTGAAACGCAGCATGAGTCTTCGGCGCGCGAACCATCAGGCGATGGCCGTTGGAGTGAGCGCTATTCCAGTCATTTCCTTCATAGCATTTTTCATCGGCGTCATCATGGCGTTGCAGGGCGCGTACGAGTTAAAGAGGTTCGGGGCCATCCATCTCATCGCGGACATGGTTGCGATTTCGATCACCCGCGAACTTGGACCTCTGGTAACCGCTATCGTAGTGGTCGGCCGCTCCGGGTCGGCTTTTGCGGCCGAGATCGGCACCATGAAAGTGACCGAAGAACTGGACGCGATCGAAACAATGGCGCTGCATCCGATAGCATTTCTTGTCACGCCCAAGTTGCTTGCCATGCTGGTCATGATGCCGTGTCTGACGATATGGGCAGATCTTATGGGCGTTCTGGGCGGGAGCGCTTTTGGAATGATCGGGGCGAACTACACGTTCGGAACCTATCTGGCCGCGACGCGTGATGCCCTATTCATGCGCGACGTCATCACCGGACTGATTAAGAGCGTCGTATTTGGACTTGTCATTACTGGAGTCGGCTGCCAGGAAGGTTTCTCGACCGGTGCAGGCTCGGAGCAGGTCGGCCGCTCGACGACCTCGGCGGTGGTGACATCCATTTTTCTGGTGGTTTTCGTCGACCTGATCTTCACCACAATCTTCTACATCACGAGCGGGACGTAA
- a CDS encoding ABC-type transport auxiliary lipoprotein family protein, producing MRASRVLMTAILSVIVTACGAMRPIKYYQLEMPPPSSASTVPEFNVALQVGSIDSPPIMRDGRILYQVGTHEVGTYEYHRWVETPDRVVQDSLVRLLRSSGKFQSVDTARNNVKPDYVVQGKIYEFSEMDKPQVFARVSLEIELHDAKTGRTVWSRLYTNEESVDGKEVTDVVHALDQNLGRGLSGIVTGLNQYFAGRAR from the coding sequence ATGAGAGCGTCCCGCGTCCTGATGACCGCAATCCTGTCTGTTATCGTCACAGCCTGCGGCGCCATGCGGCCGATCAAGTATTATCAGCTCGAAATGCCGCCGCCATCTTCCGCTTCCACGGTTCCGGAATTCAACGTTGCGCTGCAAGTCGGGAGTATTGATTCTCCCCCGATCATGCGGGATGGCCGGATTCTTTATCAGGTTGGCACTCACGAAGTGGGTACGTACGAATATCATCGCTGGGTGGAGACGCCGGACCGCGTGGTTCAGGATTCACTCGTCCGGCTCCTGCGTTCATCCGGGAAATTCCAGTCGGTGGATACGGCGCGCAACAACGTTAAGCCCGACTATGTGGTCCAGGGAAAGATCTACGAATTCTCTGAAATGGATAAACCGCAGGTCTTCGCCCGGGTGTCTCTCGAAATCGAACTCCATGATGCAAAAACCGGGCGAACGGTCTGGTCCCGGCTTTACACGAACGAAGAATCCGTCGACGGGAAGGAAGTGACGGACGTTGTCCACGCTCTGGATCAGAACCTTGGCCGCGGACTCTCGGGGATCGTTACAGGGCTGAATCAGTACTTCGCCGGCCGCGCTCGATAA
- a CDS encoding ATP-binding cassette domain-containing protein produces MSSNEEPVISGRDLRVQYGDREILHGVNFDVNARETIVILGGSGSGKSTLLRTMVGLERPTSGSVWVQGTNLATASADEMDEVRKKIGLSFQGGALIGSMTVGENVALPLREHTDLEESTIEVMVRIKLQQVGLIKFQHFMPSQLSGGMKKRAAVARAMAMDPEILFFDEPSAGLDPVIAAGIDQLILNLKQALAVTIVVVTHELASAFLIADRIIVLDAGHIIAAVPPDDLKKSSHPRIQQFLNRVADTEAGDDVDHLRQLFTD; encoded by the coding sequence ATGTCATCGAATGAGGAACCGGTCATCTCCGGTCGAGATCTGCGCGTTCAGTACGGCGACCGCGAGATTCTGCACGGCGTCAATTTCGACGTGAATGCGCGCGAGACAATCGTGATCCTGGGAGGATCGGGGTCGGGCAAAAGCACGCTGCTGAGAACGATGGTGGGGCTGGAAAGACCCACGTCGGGCAGCGTTTGGGTTCAGGGTACGAATCTCGCCACCGCTTCAGCTGACGAAATGGATGAAGTACGAAAAAAGATCGGACTTTCCTTTCAGGGAGGCGCCCTCATCGGGTCGATGACGGTGGGGGAAAACGTGGCCCTGCCGCTGCGGGAACATACGGACCTGGAGGAATCCACCATCGAAGTGATGGTTCGCATCAAACTTCAGCAGGTCGGCTTGATCAAGTTTCAGCATTTCATGCCATCGCAGCTCAGCGGCGGAATGAAAAAAAGAGCGGCGGTCGCGCGGGCGATGGCGATGGATCCGGAGATTCTGTTTTTCGATGAGCCCTCGGCCGGCCTGGATCCGGTCATTGCCGCCGGCATCGATCAACTTATTCTGAATTTGAAGCAGGCCCTCGCTGTTACGATTGTCGTGGTCACTCATGAACTGGCGAGCGCTTTTCTGATCGCGGATCGGATCATTGTCCTGGATGCCGGCCATATTATCGCCGCCGTGCCGCCGGATGATCTGAAAAAGAGCAGCCACCCGCGGATTCAGCAGTTTCTGAACCGCGTCGCGGATACGGAGGCGGGAGACGACGTCGATCATCTGCGGCAATTGTTTACGGATTAA